From a region of the Methanothrix sp. genome:
- a CDS encoding sulfide-dependent adenosine diphosphate thiazole synthase — protein sequence MALDEVKITRAIVESYLESFLKCTDVDVALVGAGPANLVAAKRLAEADVRVVLFEKRLSVGGGLWGGGMMFPRIVVQKDACRILDEYSIWYREFEEGYYVADSIEVVAKLTAGAIDAGAELINLVSVEDVMIREGDRIVGLVINWTAAEMAGIHVDPLAIRARVVIDGTGHDAAVCRVVQKKIPGAIVGDSGVIGEKPMWAELGEKIVVDATREVYPGLIVAGMAATTVAAGPRMGPIFGGMLLSGEKAASIALEKLAQSVE from the coding sequence ATGGCTTTGGACGAGGTTAAGATCACAAGGGCGATAGTCGAGAGCTATCTCGAGAGCTTTCTAAAGTGCACAGATGTCGATGTGGCTCTGGTCGGAGCGGGCCCTGCGAATCTCGTTGCTGCGAAGCGGCTCGCAGAGGCTGATGTGAGGGTCGTGCTCTTCGAGAAGCGCCTCTCAGTTGGGGGCGGCCTCTGGGGAGGCGGCATGATGTTCCCCAGGATTGTTGTGCAGAAGGACGCGTGCAGGATACTGGATGAATACAGCATCTGGTACCGCGAGTTCGAAGAGGGATACTACGTTGCTGACTCAATAGAGGTCGTGGCGAAGCTGACCGCAGGAGCTATAGACGCAGGCGCGGAGCTGATAAATCTCGTATCAGTCGAGGATGTGATGATCCGCGAGGGCGACAGGATCGTGGGACTGGTTATCAACTGGACCGCCGCGGAGATGGCCGGCATACACGTCGACCCCCTCGCGATCAGGGCGCGGGTGGTGATAGACGGCACTGGGCATGATGCTGCGGTCTGCAGGGTCGTGCAGAAGAAGATCCCCGGGGCGATTGTTGGAGATTCAGGGGTGATAGGGGAGAAGCCGATGTGGGCTGAGCTCGGGGAGAAGATCGTCGTCGATGCCACCCGGGAGGTCTATCCCGGGCTCATAGTTGCTGGCATGGCCGCGACAACAGTCGCCGCAGGCCCTAGGATGGGGCCGATCTTCGGTGGCATGCTGCTCTCCGGCGAGAAGGCAGCGTCGATCGCGCTGGAAAAGCTCGCACAGTCGGTGGAGTGA
- the dph5 gene encoding diphthine synthase: MLFFVGLGLYDEQDISVKGLEIVRSADAVYAEFYTSRLMGTSIEKLERLYGRRMKILSRSEIEGEPEWIEEARERNVALLVGGDPMISTTHLDLRLRAIEMGIDTRVIHASNIASAVPGITGLQNYRFGRSATVPFPHTVRGKRIVSSAPYDAVKDNLSRDLHTLLYLDIQDERFMSINEAADLLIEVAEGRDDAGFASRLAVGIARAGSEDMCVRAGALSDLRICSFGPPLHVLVIPGRLHFMEAKALRILAGATEELLSGYEL, encoded by the coding sequence ATGCTCTTCTTTGTGGGCCTCGGGCTGTACGACGAGCAGGACATCTCGGTGAAAGGCCTCGAGATAGTGAGATCAGCCGATGCAGTGTATGCGGAGTTCTACACCTCCCGGCTTATGGGCACATCCATCGAGAAGCTGGAGAGGCTTTACGGTCGCAGGATGAAGATCCTCTCGAGATCTGAGATCGAGGGCGAGCCTGAGTGGATCGAGGAGGCCAGGGAAAGGAACGTTGCACTGCTGGTTGGAGGTGATCCGATGATCTCCACAACCCATCTGGATCTGCGGCTCAGAGCGATTGAGATGGGCATTGATACGAGAGTGATACACGCATCGAACATCGCATCTGCAGTTCCGGGGATAACAGGGCTGCAGAACTACAGGTTCGGCAGGTCTGCCACTGTGCCGTTTCCTCATACCGTGAGGGGAAAGCGCATAGTTTCATCCGCACCATATGATGCTGTTAAGGACAACCTGAGCAGAGATCTCCACACGCTTCTCTACCTCGACATCCAGGACGAAAGGTTCATGAGCATAAATGAGGCCGCAGATCTCCTGATCGAGGTCGCAGAGGGGAGGGATGATGCGGGGTTTGCGTCGCGTCTCGCAGTCGGCATCGCAAGGGCCGGCTCAGAGGATATGTGTGTCAGAGCCGGCGCGCTTTCAGATCTTAGGATATGCAGCTTCGGCCCGCCTTTACATGTGCTTGTCATCCCTGGCAGGTTGCACTTCATGGAGGCGAAGGCGCTCAGAATACTCGCAGGCGCCACGGAAGAGCTGCTATCAGGATATGAGCTTTGA